A single genomic interval of Vicugna pacos chromosome 34, VicPac4, whole genome shotgun sequence harbors:
- the DCP1B gene encoding mRNA-decapping enzyme 1B isoform X6 codes for MTLSSREEKEVDIVRMLARAKDEYTKCKTCSEPKPITSSPAVRHSPSLIKPVPLKPGGRPQRLPRPSQTPDAEPQHLSLSALFGKQDRAPCHEPAGPPRHPPPPQEKIPVRPGAVCSLSHEEARRPSPSLEEQLCPAIQKLLVRGTDLHPLSELPERRPCDHRGAVGAPARPGSPHGPGSSSGVHSAPKTQNLLEKLRGSSRIPAPAVPPPLAHPLPLQTPGPRAPGREQPGGQSAGPGQAAPQELLRRLQTVPQEPPLTPSRPALAAKFPVASPSASAPTPLEPWRDRPPGTQTQAPLLQVLSPQRVPAAAAPSLLMSPMVFTQHAWAPPQDRASGLLPLRSQDPAATPTGLLLPLQPSEPPGVTGSPLTKLQLQEALLHLVQDRSLRLCKGNVSQREGREQGQQSAPACGSRAQAAEGRPQNDDSFLNIIYEAYLFSTTQMALKKTL; via the exons TGTAAGACATGCTCCGAGCCCAAGCCGATCACCAGCTCACCTGCCGTCCGCCACAGCCCCAGCCTCATCAAGCCCGTCCCGCTGAAGCCCGGCGGCCGGCCGCAGCGCCTCCCTCGGCCCAGCCAG aCCCCAGACGCTGAGCCCCAGCACCTGTCCCTGTCGGCTCTCTTTGGGAAGCAGGACAGAGCTCCGTGTCACGAGCCGGCGGGGCCTCCACGGCACCCCCCGCCGCCACAGGAGAAGATCCCGGTGAGGCCGGGGGCCGTCTGCTCCCTGTCCCACGAGGAGGCCAGGAGACCCTCACCCTCGCTGGAGGAGCAGCTCTGCCCGGCCATCCAGAAGCTCCTGGTCCGGGGCACCGACCTCCACCCGCTGTCGGAGCTGCCAGAGCGCCGGCCCTGTGACCACAGAGGGGCCGTTGGGGCGCCCGCCCGGCCCGGCTCTCCCCACGGCCCTGGGTCCTCCTCCGGTGTGCACAGCGCTCCCAAGACACAGAACCTGCTAGAGAAGCTGCGAGGCAGCTCCCGCATCCCTGCACCTGCAGTCCCACCGCCGCTGGCACATCCCCTCCCGCTGCAGACGCCGGGGCCCCGGGCGCCCGGGAGGGAGCAGCCTGGCGGTCAGTCTGCGGGCCCCGGCCAGGCCGCCCCGCAGGAGCTGCTGCGGAGGCTTCAGACAGTGCCACAGGAGCCTCCGCTCACGCCCAGCCGCCCCGCCTTGGCCGCCAAGTTCCCCGTGGCCTCCCCCAGCGCCAGTGCGCCCACCCCACTGGAGCCCTGGAGGGACCGGCCCCCTGGCACGCAGACGCAGGCTCCTCTGCTTCAG GTCCTCTCACCCCAGCGCGTCCCAGCCGCAGCAGCCCCTTCTCTGCTCATGTCCCCGATGGTGTTCACCCAGCACGCCTGGGCCCCGCCGCAGGACAGGGCCAGCGGGCTCTTGCCCCTGagaagccaagacccagctgccaCCCCCACcggcctcctcctgcccctgcagcCCTCGGAGCCACCCGGGGTCACCGGCAGCCCCCTGACCAAGCTGCAGCTTCAGGAAGCCCTGCTGCACCTCGTCCAG GACAGGAGTCTCCGTCTTTGCAAAGGGAACGTGtctcagagagaaggaagggaacagGGCCAGCAGTCTGCACCTGCGTGTGGGAGCAGAGCACAGGCCGCAGAGGGCCGACCACAG AATGATGACAGCTTCTTAAATATCATCTACGAAGCTTATCTCTTCAGCACGACGCAGATGGCCTTGAAGAAGACGCTGTGA